The Enterobacter mori genomic interval AAGATGATGGAGATCGCGAAGAAGGTGGGGAAGGGCCTGCATCCTGACTGCTATATTGAGCTCATCATCGAAGACAGCTATTACAATATGCGTGAGAAGGTGATGGAGCATCCGCATATCCTCGACATCGCTCAGCAGGCCATGCGTGACTGTGATATTGAACCGGTTTTAAAACCGATTCGTGGCGGTACCGACGGTTCTCAGCTCTCGTTTATGGGGCTGCCGTGCCCGAACCTGTTTACCGGTGGCTACAACTATCACGGTAAGCATGAGTTTGTGACGCTTGAAGGGATGGAAAAAGCGGTGAAGGTGATAGTGCGGATAGCGGAACTTACCGCTAAAGGCTAAAAAACGCCCGGTGGCGCTGCGCTTACCGGGCCTACGATCAGAATGTAGGCCGGGTAAGGCGCAGCCGCCACCCGGCATTAAGGCAAGGAATGCCCATGTCAAACTATCGTCGCCATTACGCCCCCGGTGGCACCTGGTTTTTCACCGTCAACCTGCAAAACCGTCAGAGCGATTTGCTTACCCGCCATATCGATAGCCTGCGTTCCGCCACCTCAACGGTTAAACGCGCAAAGCCGTTCACGATCAACGCGTGGGTTATCCTTCCCGAACATATGCACTGTATCTGGACCTTACCGGAAGGCGACAGCGACTTTTCGGCACGCTGGCGGGATATCAAAAAAACGTTTAGCCGCAACATCGATATGCGCCATATCTGGCAGCCAAGATTCTGGGAACACACTATCCGTAACGAAGAGGACTATTTGCGGCATGTGGATTACATTTACATCAATCCGGTTAAGCACGGCTATGTGGGTAAAGTCAGCGACTGGCCGTATTCAACGTTTCATCGCGATGTGGCTGAAGGGTTGTATCCGGTGAATTGGGCGGGAGAGATCGAGGATTTTGCGGCAGGTGAGCGGAAGTGAAAAGCCGGGTGGCGGCTACGCCTTACCCTGCCTACAAAAGCGCGATCCCGTAGGCCCGGTAAGCGAAGCGCCACCGGGCACTAAAGCGACTCAGTCCTCAAAAAACCAATACCCGCTGTTGACCAGCGCGGCCAGCATCGCGAGGAATGACGGGTCTTCCAGAGCGTCGCCAAACGTTTCGGCGTGCAACACCTGATGGCTGGCGATGGCTTCCAGCGCCGGACGGTGCGGAGAGTCCAGCTTTTCGCCGTTCACGAAGACATCTTCACCAATGCGCAGCACGCGTAACCCACCGAGGCGAACCAGCTTGTCACCCTGCTGCAGGGCATCATAAATCTCGTCAGCTTGATAAGGCGGCTCCGGTGGTGCAACGTCCAGTTCATGACGTGACTGGCTGATAAACTCGCCAAACCACTGACGGAAATGCTCCGGCTCGTTGATCAGATCCAGCATCATGCCGCGCAGCTTATCAAGCTCTTCCGGCAGGATGTCAGCTGGGTGTTCACGCGATGGCACGTCCGGGTCGCTGTAGCGATAGCTGCCCAACTCGCGTTGCAGAACGTAGTCGGCAAATCCGCTGATCATCTCGCGGCCGCTTGGCGCGCGGAACCCCACGGAGTAGTTAAGCGAGTTTTCCAGGGAGTAGCCTTCGTGCGGGAATCCCGGCGGAATGTAGAGAATATCACCCGGCTCCAGCTCTTCGTCGATAATCCCCTCAAACGGATCCACCTGAAGCAGGTCCGGATGCGGACAGTGCTGTTTCATCGGCACTTTGTCGCCCACGCGCCAGCGACGGCGGCCGGTACCCTGAATGATAAACACGTCGTACTGATCCAGATGCGGGCCAACGCCGCCACCGGGCACGGAGAAGGAGATCATCAGGTCGTCCATTCGCCAGTCGGGCAGGGCGCGGAACGGGCGCATCAAGGCGGCGGTAGGCTCATGCCAGTTGTTGACCGCCTGCACCAGTAAAGACCAGTTATTTTCACCCAGGTGATCGTAGCTTTCGAAAGGACCGTGGCTAACCTGCCATTTTCCCTCTTGGTGGCTGACCAGGCGGCTGTCGACTTCATTTTCCATGGCCAGACCGGCCAGCTCGTCAGGGGAGATAGGGTCGACAAAATTGCTGAACCCGCGTTTAAGAACCACCGGGCGTTTTTGCCAGTAGCGCTCGATAAACTCGGGCCAGTTAAGTGCTAAGTGATATTCCATATTTTTTTATTCCGCAGGCTCTTATTGAGTCGGATTATAACGGAAGCTCAGGAGCCTGAGTGCGAGATCCGCGCATTTTTCACATAACGGGTCAAGTATCGTTCGATGTGGGATGTTGGCGGCCAAAAATAGCCTCCATTCGCGCACCGCCCAGTAAGCTTTCACCCGTTTCAATTTTGCCATCGTACTGATCGACAATCTCCCGGGCGACGGCTAACCCTACTCCCTGACCCGGACGCAGCGTATCGGCGCGTTGACCCCGGTCAAACACCACTTCTCGTTTATTGCGTGGAATGCCGGGCCCGTCGTCTTCAACTATGATGTGCAGCTCGTTATCCGTCTGACGCGCGGACACTTCCACAAACTCCAGGCAGTATTTACAGGCGTTATCGAGCAGGTTACCCATCACTTCCATGAAATCATTTTTCTCGCCCACGAAGCTGATTTCCGGCGAGATATCGAGGCTGATGTTCACCCCTTTACGCTGATACACCTTGTTCAGCGCGGAAGTGAGGTTGTCCAGTAAAGGTGCCACCGGATGCAGCTCGCGGCTCAATAACGCACTTCCTGAACGCATGCTGGCGCGATGGAGATAATAGCCAATTTGCTGCGAGATACGGCTGATTTGCTCGAGCATCACAGGCTCTGCATCATCAACGCTGAGCGTTGAGCTACGCATGGAACGCAGCGTGCTCTGCATGACCGCCAGCGGCGTCTTAAGGCTGTGCGTCAGGTCCGTGAGCGTGGTGCGGTATTTATCATAGCGTTCGCGCTCGCTTTTCAGCAGGCGGTTAAGATTACGCACCAGGCTGGTGAGTTCGCGCGTGGTTTCCGGGTTGAGCTTTTCACGATGATGTTCTTCCAGTTCGCGAACCTCTTTGGCCAGTGATTCGATCGGGCGCAAACTCCACCATGCTGCGACCCACAGCAGAGGGATAACCAGCAGAAGATTGGCGGCCAGAACATACACGAACCAACTCCAGACCATGTAAGAACGTTTAAGCTCAACCGGAATGGTGTCGATCACCACGATGGTCAGTTGCGGCATGTTCATGGTAGCTGGATAGAGATTTATGGCGACGGAGTGGGTCATCTCCGTGTCGTCGTCATCCTCGCGTATCTCATTCAGCTTTTGCTGAAGGGCGCGATCGTCATGCAGCAATGCGCTGGTTGAATTGAGATCGGCCTCAATCTCATGAAAACCATTCGTCCTGAGCCATTCCGGCCGAATGCGTTTTTTCAACCAGGGGACGTCGCGCTGAGCCCACAGCAGTTTGCCTTTTTCATCATAAATTAACGCCAGCGTTGGGCTTTGCTGGTTGAGATGCTCAGGCATATCCACGGTAATGTGGTTATCTTCCCACTTCGCCAGGGTATAAAACAGGTTACTTTCGCCGCGTAACAGACGAAAGGTTGTTTTGTCGAAGCTCACGCTATACCCGACCAGCGCCACTATCCCATAGGAAAGAGAAAGCACCAGCACCACGGCTGCGGTTGCCAGCAGAAAGCGCACCCGCAGCGAAAGGGGCAGAAAGTGTCGTGAGATCCCTTTCATTAGCGTAATTCGAACAGGTAACCCTGACCACGGACCGTGGTGATCACGTCCTGCGGGTATTGCGCCTGAATTTTTTTGCGCAAACGTCCCATCAGCACGTCAATGGTGTGGCTCTCCCGTAGCTCGGCATCCGGGTAAAGCTGGAGCATTAAGGAATCCTTGCTCACCACTTTGCCGTTATTACGGATAAGCGTCTCCATAATGGTGTACTCGAACGCCGTCAGCTTGATTACTTCATTGTTGATGGAAAATTCGCGGCGGGAAAGATCAACCTGGAATGGCGGAAGGGAGATAACCTGCGAGGCATGACCGCTGTTGCGACGTAACAGCGCCTGCATGCGCGCAGCGACTTCTTCGATATGAAACGGCTTCGTCACGTAGTCGTCCGCACCCGCGCTGAGCACTTCCACTTTATCCTGCCAGCCTTCACGGGCGGTCAGGACCAGCACCGGCAGAGAGACGTCATGGCTGCGCCAACGACGGATCAGCGAGAGACCGTCTTCATCCGGTAAGCCTAAATCGACAATGGCGATATCCGGCAGGTGTTCATTGAGATAATAATCGGCTTCTTTTGCATCTTCAGCATCGTCCACCTGATGTCCCATCTCCTGAAGCTGAACTTTCAGGTGATGACGTAGCAATGCGTTATCCTCAACAACCAGTACGCGCATCATCTCTTCTCCCTAAATATTTGGTATGAATAGTTTAACGCTGATTATGTAGTTTGAAACCAGCGTCATGAAATTAAATGACTTTTTTAATGCTACCAATGCCTTGGGGGCGTCTTGGGGGCATTGCAGTCGGCATCTGATTATTCAGCATGTTGACCTGATCCTGGTTCATATCTCCGATCCACTTCGAATAAACCTCGTACACCATACGAGCATCCTCATGGCCCATCTGGCTGGCGATAAAGGAAGGGTTAGCACCGGCCATTAGCGTCCAGCAGGCGTATGTGTGACGGGACTGATAGGGATTTCTTTCACGTATCCCGGATAGTTTAGTGCCCCGTTTCCACCCATACGAAATCGAGTTCTTCGAAAAATATCGGTTCTTGCCCGACGTGCACCTCTCAGGAGAAAAAACGAAACGTAGATTTTGCGTTTCGGTTTTGCCAAGCTCCCGATGATGGAAGATGATTTGCTGTCTGGGATTATTGCCGGTGATTTCGTACTGCTCTTTCAACGCATCAAGGGCAGGCTTCAGCAGAGTGATCGTTCTTATCCCGGCATCAGTTTTAGGCGGCACAAACAACCCTTTATTCGTCAGGCTTCTGGATACGTGAATTTCACCTTTCTTCAGGTCGATATCCTCCCATGCCAGAGCACAAACCTCACCTGGTCTCATTCCTGTATGGACAGACACAATAATGATTAAAATCCACTTGCGAGGGAGGAGAGCAATTAACGCATGATACTCATGAAGTAAAAGCGGATCAGGATCTGCCTTTGATAGCTTGAGCCTCGATACTCCCTCATAAGGGGCGTGTAATATAAACTGGCTTCTGTTCGCAAGCTTCAGCATTTCTGATAAAACAGCCATCTGTTTATTGACTGTTGAAGGCGCGCGACCTTTTTTGCTCCGATTGGGCATCGAAGGATTAACAACCTCCCCGGTCAGCAGCTCTTTACGGTAATTCAGTACATCAGCGTGCTGAATATCAACCAGGCGAGTGTTTTCGCCCACGACACGCTTAAGGGTATTAACAACAGAGACAATAGAATGCAATGTAGCCTCTGAGACCTCCAGAGCCTTAGTATCTATAAAAAATTCACATAGATCGTTGAACGTGCCGATTCGTTTAGTTGATGAGAATTTTTTAAGAGCCTTTGACTCAGGGAAGCGCGCCGCGTAATCGAACTGGCCGAACTGGATCTCACTCACGATGACGGCGCGAAGGTTTCCCGCCTTCTTGATGTTGCTGCTGTTAACCACCCAGCCACGGAGAACTTCGCGGCAGCGAATGCCGCGATAGGTAAACGTGATCCTGATTTTTCCGTTATGAAGTTCAACGCCGGTTGGAAAGTTCATCATGCTTCCTGAATAAATCTATTAATCAGCGGAAAGTTGTACCAGACCAAAGCGCGTTTGCTTTCTCCACCGGGTACCGCGGGTACTCGCTTAAAATGAACCCCTTCAATCCAGCATCCGAGGCGATAAGCTTTTATTTGCCTGTCATCCAGCCCCGTTTTTTCAGTTAGCTTTCCCGCCACCATCCACTCTTCATCAAAAATGATTTGCGCCATGCTTAACTCCATGACGCCGCCACGATACCGCAGCGGCAGATAGTATATTGATTGTCAAAAATCACCGACCAAGGCCAGGGAGGCACCGGAGATGCCTGGCACCGATCATTGCCGTGGCCACGTAACTACGGGGGCGGTTAACAACCTCAACCGTAATTTTTCTCCCTTGGAACTTGATGGTGTAAAAAGTCTGTTTGTCGCTGCGACCATGCTCGCCATATTTCTCAAAATGGCATTTAAGCGCGGCGGCGCATGCTGGCCCGCCGATGCTGTCTCCCTTGCTTCGGTTAATCAGACGCACAGGAGCCTTCCTGATGGTTGATAACGCTACGGGCAAGCCCGGCGGCCATAGCCGGTAAGTCCTCATATTGATTGCAATAAGCCGGGTTGGAACATAAGCCCTGTAGTGCTGCAATGGTCAGCTGTTGCAGATAGGTGACAGACGAAAGCGGCGCGTTTGCATCAGGTGATGGTTCAGGCTCTATCTTCGGCTTTACGGTAAGTACTGGCGGATCAATCACTACCGCTTTCGGCAGCTCCGGGCGGCGGTACTCAACGATCGCTTCAAGGGCAATTTTCAGACGCACGCTGATATCGTCGGACCAGCTATCCAGCATGGTTGTTGCTACATCGTGGATCTCTTCCTCGGTGAAGTCAGGAGACAGGCTATATTCTGTGGTGATGATATCTGCCATTAGTAGCGGGATAACATCGGAAATGAGGTGGCCGGTGCATGCCACCACGCCCTCGGCCTCTTCTTTTGCCATGAAGCCGGAGCGGCCAGAAATCAGGTCATTCAGTGCATGCAAAATTGAAATTTCGCGTTCGCCTGGTGCTGGTGGCAATTCCTGTTTTTCACCTCCATTTGAGGCTGTGGGGGTTAACAGCGTATCGACAGAGAAGACTCCGCCGCCCAGGTTCTCCACCCGCGGCTGATCACTGGCTTGGTTTTCTGGTGTTGGGCTCTGAGCGAATGCCTCGTTGAGTTCTTTGTCGAGTTGCGCAGCTTTGCTAGGGCAAACTGCTGGTGGCAGAGTTTCGCCAGATACAGGCGGTTTGGCTTCATCATTTTCGATTTCCTCAGGGTTAGCGCGAGGTTTTGGGCGGCAAGCCGTATCAACCGTTTTCTGATCAGGGTGCGCGTGGTCAGCTTCAACCAACTCGCGATTGATGTACTCACGCAAGGCAACAGGATCCATCCAGAGGTCTTCCGGAGCGGATTTAATCAGAGCGATAATGGCTGCACGGGAATAGTCCAGAATGCCCGGGGTGCCGCGCAGCTTTTTCCACCAGGCTGTGAAGCGGGTGTCCTGATCAGCTTCGGCCATGGCTTTTGCGGGAATGAAAAACTTGTTTGGAATTGAGTAAATATCGATTTCGTCGAAGGTGCTCAGAATCGCAACAGCAACCTCTATCTTGAGCGTAGACAGGTTGTGTACCAGATCCGGGCTACGGTCTGTTTTGTTGCCACCTCCCAAGCTTGAGCCGGTGTCTGTAAGATTTTCTTCGGTAGTGGTGGCAGCCTGCGGTCGCTTGCCTGAAGGAGTGTCAATCCATTTGGCGATCTGCTTTTTAATGTCAGGCCATTGTGCAGAATCTTTCGTGTTCTCACGTACCCACGCGAGCAACTGCTCCTGCCGTTCTGGCGCCAATGCCAGCGCTCGGGTTTCTTTCGCCAGTGCTTCTGCCAGCTCGCGGGTAAAGCTGCCAGCATCATCGTTAACCAGGTCAACGATTTGGCCGTATTGGGCCGTAGTGATGCCAGGGACCGGGCCGAACAGTGCCAGGCAAGCAGCTCGGGATGACTGGTCGAGCTGCGCAACAGTTTTAATTTCTTCCTGTGCCTTGTTTTCGTCCCATTCCATCTTCTCTTCAGATTCAGGCTGTGGTGCCGCAGCTGGTTCGCCAGCATTCACATTCCATACTGCCACACTGTCGAAAAACTCAGGTGAGAAAACATCAAGATCAGGGCAGGGAATACCTTCGCGGTGCTCCCAGATTTTCACCTTAAAGAAATCATCAATATGTTCAGGATGTTCAGCCGCCAGTTTGCCGAAAATAACGGCTTCAGCGATGGCTTTCGTGGCCGCATTAACTGCGGTTGCAAGCGGTTTTAAATCTGGGTGTTTTTTTAATGCTTTATCTTTTGGAAAATAAGCTCCGCCAAACACTTTTAACTCAACAGACATAAGAACCTCTATTAATATTTGAAAGATGATTTTGAATGAAACGGTTTGCGCTTGGCGCGCCTTATCATTTTTAAAGCGTCTCGCCTTTCTCTTTTTTCATTGCATTGCTCACACAAATAAATCGTGCGCTTATACGGATATACCTCCGTTTTCCTTTCATGCATTTCCGATTTTTTATATTCGTGACTGCAAACAGCGCAATGACAGATGATGTGATCCATCTCAGTTAAGATGTTGGCGTTTGTGGTCGTAATAGGACATGCCACAGGCGTTCTGTGCTTCGGCAAAATTAACAGCCAGCAAGCTTATGTCCTTAACAGCACAAACCGGGCAATGAAACTCGCCGAGAACGTAGCCACCATCAAGCACGACGGTGACAGGGCCTGGTGATGGCAAATGAACCACACCTGAAATGGCACCGTTAATATTAAATGTCGCGATTTCTTTATTTACGATTACCAGACCCATTTCAACGGTTGTTACTTCTACTTTCATATCAAATTCCTTATTTTCAGGGTGAGAGAATCCCTGCCACTTAAGGCATCGATTCTTAACAAGAATGAATTAAATAACTTTTAAACTATTTCGCCATTCCTGGTGA includes:
- a CDS encoding REP-associated tyrosine transposase, with the translated sequence MSNYRRHYAPGGTWFFTVNLQNRQSDLLTRHIDSLRSATSTVKRAKPFTINAWVILPEHMHCIWTLPEGDSDFSARWRDIKKTFSRNIDMRHIWQPRFWEHTIRNEEDYLRHVDYIYINPVKHGYVGKVSDWPYSTFHRDVAEGLYPVNWAGEIEDFAAGERK
- a CDS encoding ribosomal protein uL16 3-hydroxylase — encoded protein: MEYHLALNWPEFIERYWQKRPVVLKRGFSNFVDPISPDELAGLAMENEVDSRLVSHQEGKWQVSHGPFESYDHLGENNWSLLVQAVNNWHEPTAALMRPFRALPDWRMDDLMISFSVPGGGVGPHLDQYDVFIIQGTGRRRWRVGDKVPMKQHCPHPDLLQVDPFEGIIDEELEPGDILYIPPGFPHEGYSLENSLNYSVGFRAPSGREMISGFADYVLQRELGSYRYSDPDVPSREHPADILPEELDKLRGMMLDLINEPEHFRQWFGEFISQSRHELDVAPPEPPYQADEIYDALQQGDKLVRLGGLRVLRIGEDVFVNGEKLDSPHRPALEAIASHQVLHAETFGDALEDPSFLAMLAALVNSGYWFFED
- the phoQ gene encoding two-component system sensor histidine kinase PhoQ, which encodes MKGISRHFLPLSLRVRFLLATAAVVLVLSLSYGIVALVGYSVSFDKTTFRLLRGESNLFYTLAKWEDNHITVDMPEHLNQQSPTLALIYDEKGKLLWAQRDVPWLKKRIRPEWLRTNGFHEIEADLNSTSALLHDDRALQQKLNEIREDDDDTEMTHSVAINLYPATMNMPQLTIVVIDTIPVELKRSYMVWSWFVYVLAANLLLVIPLLWVAAWWSLRPIESLAKEVRELEEHHREKLNPETTRELTSLVRNLNRLLKSERERYDKYRTTLTDLTHSLKTPLAVMQSTLRSMRSSTLSVDDAEPVMLEQISRISQQIGYYLHRASMRSGSALLSRELHPVAPLLDNLTSALNKVYQRKGVNISLDISPEISFVGEKNDFMEVMGNLLDNACKYCLEFVEVSARQTDNELHIIVEDDGPGIPRNKREVVFDRGQRADTLRPGQGVGLAVAREIVDQYDGKIETGESLLGGARMEAIFGRQHPTSNDT
- the phoP gene encoding two-component system response regulator PhoP → MRVLVVEDNALLRHHLKVQLQEMGHQVDDAEDAKEADYYLNEHLPDIAIVDLGLPDEDGLSLIRRWRSHDVSLPVLVLTAREGWQDKVEVLSAGADDYVTKPFHIEEVAARMQALLRRNSGHASQVISLPPFQVDLSRREFSINNEVIKLTAFEYTIMETLIRNNGKVVSKDSLMLQLYPDAELRESHTIDVLMGRLRKKIQAQYPQDVITTVRGQGYLFELR
- a CDS encoding site-specific integrase, which codes for MNFPTGVELHNGKIRITFTYRGIRCREVLRGWVVNSSNIKKAGNLRAVIVSEIQFGQFDYAARFPESKALKKFSSTKRIGTFNDLCEFFIDTKALEVSEATLHSIVSVVNTLKRVVGENTRLVDIQHADVLNYRKELLTGEVVNPSMPNRSKKGRAPSTVNKQMAVLSEMLKLANRSQFILHAPYEGVSRLKLSKADPDPLLLHEYHALIALLPRKWILIIIVSVHTGMRPGEVCALAWEDIDLKKGEIHVSRSLTNKGLFVPPKTDAGIRTITLLKPALDALKEQYEITGNNPRQQIIFHHRELGKTETQNLRFVFSPERCTSGKNRYFSKNSISYGWKRGTKLSGIRERNPYQSRHTYACWTLMAGANPSFIASQMGHEDARMVYEVYSKWIGDMNQDQVNMLNNQMPTAMPPRRPQGIGSIKKVI
- the xisR gene encoding excisionase family protein, producing the protein MAQIIFDEEWMVAGKLTEKTGLDDRQIKAYRLGCWIEGVHFKRVPAVPGGESKRALVWYNFPLINRFIQEA
- a CDS encoding DUF4060 family protein, which translates into the protein MRTYRLWPPGLPVALSTIRKAPVRLINRSKGDSIGGPACAAALKCHFEKYGEHGRSDKQTFYTIKFQGRKITVEVVNRPRSYVATAMIGARHLRCLPGLGR
- a CDS encoding exodeoxyribonuclease VIII, with product MSVELKVFGGAYFPKDKALKKHPDLKPLATAVNAATKAIAEAVIFGKLAAEHPEHIDDFFKVKIWEHREGIPCPDLDVFSPEFFDSVAVWNVNAGEPAAAPQPESEEKMEWDENKAQEEIKTVAQLDQSSRAACLALFGPVPGITTAQYGQIVDLVNDDAGSFTRELAEALAKETRALALAPERQEQLLAWVRENTKDSAQWPDIKKQIAKWIDTPSGKRPQAATTTEENLTDTGSSLGGGNKTDRSPDLVHNLSTLKIEVAVAILSTFDEIDIYSIPNKFFIPAKAMAEADQDTRFTAWWKKLRGTPGILDYSRAAIIALIKSAPEDLWMDPVALREYINRELVEADHAHPDQKTVDTACRPKPRANPEEIENDEAKPPVSGETLPPAVCPSKAAQLDKELNEAFAQSPTPENQASDQPRVENLGGGVFSVDTLLTPTASNGGEKQELPPAPGEREISILHALNDLISGRSGFMAKEEAEGVVACTGHLISDVIPLLMADIITTEYSLSPDFTEEEIHDVATTMLDSWSDDISVRLKIALEAIVEYRRPELPKAVVIDPPVLTVKPKIEPEPSPDANAPLSSVTYLQQLTIAALQGLCSNPAYCNQYEDLPAMAAGLARSVINHQEGSCASD